One region of Alosa alosa isolate M-15738 ecotype Scorff River chromosome 1, AALO_Geno_1.1, whole genome shotgun sequence genomic DNA includes:
- the abca1a gene encoding phospholipid-transporting ATPase ABCA1a isoform X1, protein MSVSTQLGLLLWKNFTYRRRQTLQLIIEVIWPLFIFFILISVRLYYPPYEQHECHFPNKAMPSAGTLPWVQGIICNANNPCFRYPTPGETPGVVGNFNDSIISRLFTDAKKILLYSQNDKSFEGFKRLVRALRKLQRNTAGFKLKDFLRDDETLSEFLEHNATLPKYAVHQIVEADINLEKVLIKGFGVHLKDLCNNTSLDDFVTIADKDVSELTQKMICQSSPEWLNQAERHFLSNLDFLKPIRKDVKSDPKVVQDVSTATDNLLESLGSLAVELVSMKSWRDMRTEIQYLTANATRSPSHMYQAVSRIVCGHPESGGLKIKSLNWYEDNNYKALFGNYGNSSEDEPVSAYDNSSTPYCNNMMRNLESSPISRMIWKALKPLLMGKILYTPDTPATQRIIQEVNKTFQEMGVLRDLGGMWDELRPKLWDFMENSEEMDLVRTLLQNNASARFFNAKLSGTEYRVEDIASFLSKATEDKRPPGTAFTWREVFNETDQAVLTISRFMECVNLDKLEPVANEERLVNKSMRLLDDRKFWAGIVFPDMQANTSDLPPNVNYKIRMDIDNVERTNKIKDGYWDPGPRADPFEDLRYIWGGFSYLQDIIENSIIRALTGSKEKTGVYIQQMPYPCYVDDIFLRVMSRSMPLFMTLAWMYSVAIIIKGVVYEKEARLKETMRIMGLNNGTLWLSWFISSLIPLLMSAGLLVLILKMGNLLPYSDPGVVFLFLGSFAVVTIMQCFLISTLFSRANLAAACGGIIYFTLYLPYVLCVAWQDYVGFGAKVFASLLSPVAFGFGCEYFALFEEQGVGIQWTNLLASPMAEDHYSLTTSISLMLFDAFLYAVMTWYIEAVFPGQFGIPRPWYFPFTKTYWCGEECGGTSSSTDKKSNAEAVCMEEEPAHLERGVYIENLVKVYSHGKKLAVDDLTLGFYEGQITSFLGHNGAGKTTTMSILTGLFPPTSGTAYILGRDIQTELSTIRQNLGVCPQHNVLFSMLTVEEHIWFYASLKGLSEEKVKSEMEQIIADVGLPHKRKSRTSQLSGGMQRKLSVALAFVGGSKVVILDEPTAGVDPYARRGIWDLLLKYRQGRTIILSTHHMDEADILGDRIAIISHGKLCCVGSSLFLKTQLGTGYYLTLVKRDFEPILSSCRNSSSTVSYSKKEDSVSESSSDAGLGSDHESETTTIDVSLISNVIFKHVPSARLVEDLGHELTYVLPYESAKAGAFVELFHEIDDRLTDLGISSYGISDTTLEEIFLKVAEDSGVDADLSDGTIPTRRNRRHAFGDHQSCLRPFTEDEFDFNDSEGDPESRETDWLGGADGKGSYQVKGWSLKRQQFVALLWKRFLYAQRSRKGFFAQIVLPAVFVCIALVFSLIVPPFGKYPSLQLEPSMYEEQFSFVSNDAPEDAHTNKLLGALTDRYGLELHCPEGDPSSSGALCGMPDEDWVVPEVPVTVSDMFLNGNWTMENPSPLCECSCEGRKKMLPECPPGAGGLPPPQIKVSDADTLQNLTGRNISDYLVKTYAQIIGKSLKNKLWVNEFRYGGFSLGARSSQALPPPDEVHDAISHLKRRFNLGRGTASDRFLGSLSGFIKGLDTKNNVKIWFNNKGWHSIGSFLNVMNNAILRSSLKGDDRGKYGINAFNHPLNLTKEQLSQVALMTTSVDVLVSICVIFAMSFVPASFVVFLIQERVSKAKHMQFISGVQPFLYWLANYVWDMCNYIVPATLVIIIFVCFQQEAYVSSTNLPVLALLLLLYGWSITPLMYPASFFFKIPSTAYVVLTSVNILIGINGSISTFVLELFGSNEIGGINDILKNVFLIFPHFCLGRGLIDMVKNQAMADALERFGENRFRSPLAWDMVGKNLFAMAVEGVVFFTITVLIQYRFCIKARPIKTHQKPIGEEDEDVARERQRILTGAGQPDILELKQLTKVYKSKQKPAVDRLCVGIPPGECFGLLGVNGAGKTSTFKMLTGDSVVTSGEAYLAGKSVLTEMDEVHQNMGYCPQFDAINDLLTGREHLEFYAILRGVPEKEVCEVADWGIRKLGLVKYMDKAAGSYSGGNMRKLSTAMALIGGPPVVFLDEPTTGMDPKARRALWNCILSIIKEGRSVVLTSHSMEECEALCTRMAIMVNGRFRCLGSVQHLKNRFGDGYTIILRVAGPNPDLGTVMEFIEHELPGSTLKEKHRNMLQYQLSSSLTSLARIFSLLSNHKAALRIEDYSVSQTTLDQVFVNFAKDQSDEDHSKDISKKDAVVDLSQLSAFLEDEKAKESFV, encoded by the exons GTTTCAAGCTGAAAGACTTTCTCCGTGATGATGAGACCTTGTCTGAGTTCCTGGAGCACAATGCGACTCTTCCAAAATACGCCGTCCATCAAATTGTGGAGGCTGACATTAACCTGGAGAAG GTCCTCATCAAAGGTTTTGGTGTGCATCTGAAAGACCTGTGCAACAACACGTCCTTGGATGACTTTGTGACTATAGCAGACAAGGATGTTTCAGAACTGACCCAAAAGATGATTTGCCAGTCCTCCCCTGAGTGGCTCAATCAGGCAGAGAGACACTTCCTGTCAAACCTGGACTTTCTCAAACCAATACGG AAGGATGTGAAGTCTGACCCCAAGGTTGTTCAGGATGTATCCACGGCAACAGACAACCTACTTGAGAGCCTGGGATCTTTAGCTGTGGAG CTTGTAAGCATGAAGAGCTGGCGAGACATGCGCACGGAGATCCAATACCTGACGGCCAATGCCACACGCTCACCTAGTCACATGTACCAGGCTGTGTCCCGCATCGTGTGTGGGCATCCTGAAAGTGGCGGCCTCAAGATCAAATCCCTCAACTGGTACGAAGACAACAACTACAAAGCCCTGTTTGGAAACTATGGCAACAGCAGCGAAGATGAACCAGTGTCCGCCTATGACAACTCCTCCA CTCCGTACTGTAATAATATGATGAGGAATTTGGAGTCCAGTCCTATCTCTCGTATGATCTGGAAGGCCTTGAAGCCACTTCTGATGGGGAAGATCCTCTACACACCTGACACCCCAGCAACACAGAGGATTATACAGGAG gtgAACAAGACGTTTCAGGAGATGGGGGTGCTGCGTGATTTGGGTGGTATGTGGGATGAGCTCAGGCCGAAGCTATGGGACTTCATGGAAAACAGTGAGGAGATGGACCTTGTCCGG ACGCTGCTGCAGAACAATGCCAGCGCCCGGTTCTTTAACGCCAAGCTGAGTGGGACAGAGTACCGGGTGGAGGACATCGCCAGTTTCCTGTCCAAAGCCACGGAGGACAAGCGGCCCCCAGGGACCGCCTTCACGTGGCGAGAGGTCTTTAATGAGACTGACCAGGCTGTACTGACCATTTCCCGGTTCATGGAG tGTGTAAACTTAGACAAGCTGGAGCCTGTTGCTAATGAGGAACGTCTGGTGAACAAGTCCATGCGTCTTTTAGATGACCGGAAGTTCTGGGCGGGAATCGTGTTCCCGGACATGCAGGCCAACACCTCAGACCTCCCACCCAATGTCAACTACAAGATCCGCATGGACATTGATAACGTTGAGCGCACTAACAAGATTAAAGACGG GTATTGGGATCCTGGTCCCAGGGCGGACCCTTTCGAGGACTTGCGCTACATCTGGGGCGGCTTCTCCTACCTGCAGGACATCATTGAAAACAGCATCATCCGAGCCCTGACCGGCAGCAAGGAGAAGACTGGTGTCTACATTCAGCAGATGCCTTACCCCTGCTATGTGGACGACAT CTTTCTGCGGGTGATGAGTCGCTCCATGCCCTTGTTCATGACCCTGGCCTGGATGTACTCCGTGGCCATCATTATTAAGGGTGTGGTCTACGAGAAGGAGGCCCGGCTGAAGGAGACCATGAGGATCATGGGATTGAACAACGGCACCTTGTGGCTCAGCTGGTTCATTAGCAGCCTCATCCCTCTGCTCATGAGTGCCGGCCTGCTGGTGCTCATCCTCAAG ATGGGGAACCTCCTGCCATACAGTGACCCAGGGGTGGTCTTCCTGTTCCTGGGCTCGTTTGCTGTGGTGACCATCATGCAGTGTTTCCTCATCAGCACCCTCTTCTCCCGTGCCAACCTGGCGGCCGCCTGCGGTGGCATCATCTACTTCACCCTCTACCTCCCGTACGTGCTCTGTGTGGCCTGGCAGGACTATGTGGGCTTTGGGGCCAAGGTCTTTGCG AGCCTGCTCTCTCCGGTGGCCTTTGGGTTTGGCTGCGAGTACTTTGCGCTGTTTGAGGAGCAAGGGGTGGGCATCCAGTGGACGAACCTGCTGGCCAGCCCCATGGCGGAAGACCACTACAGCCTGACCACCTCTATCAGCCTCATGCTGTTCGACGCCTTCCTCTACGCTGTCATGACCTGGTATATTGAGGCAGTCTTCCCAG GCCAGTTTGGCATCCCTAGGCCTTGGTATTTCCCGTTCACCAAGACCTACTGGTGTGGAGAGGAGTGTGGAGGAACCTCAAGCTCTACGGATAAGAAGAGTAATGCTGAAG CTGTGTGTATGGAGGAGGAGCCGGCCCACCTTGAGCGTGGTGTCTATATTGAGAATCTGGTAAAGGTGTACAGTCATGGCAAGAAGCTGGCAGTGGATGACTTAACTCTGGGATTCTACGAAGGCCAGATCACATCATTTTTGGGCCACAACGGAGCTGGAAAGACCACTACTAT GTCCATCCTGACAGGCCTGTTCCCCCCGACATCAGGCACCGCCTACATCCTGGGCAGAGACATTCAAACTGAGCTGAGCACCATCCGTCAGAACCTTGGTGTCTGTCCACAGCACAACGTCTTATTCAGCAT GCTGACTGTAGAGGAGCACATCTGGTTCTATGCTAGTCTGAAGGGGCTTTCTGAGGAGAAGGTCAAGTCAGAAATGGAGCAGATCATTGCAGACGTCGGCCTGCCGCACAAACGGAAGTCCCGCACCAGCCAGCTCTCTG GAGGGATGCAGAGGAAGCTATCTGTGGCACTGGCCTTTGTAGGAGGATCTAAAGTGGTGATTTTGGATGAACCCACTGCTGGAGTTGACCCTTATGCCCGTAGAGGCATCTGGGACCTTCTGCTCAAGTACCGTCAAG GCCGCACCATCATCCTGTCCACCCATCACATGGACGAGGCCGATATCTTGGGCGACCGCATTGCCATCATCTCCCACGGcaagctgtgctgtgtgggctcctccctcttcctgaagacccagctggGGACGGGCTACTACCTGACCCTGGTCAAAAGGGACTTTGAGCCCATCCTCAGCTCCTGCAGGAACTCCAGCAGCACCGTCTCCTACTCCAAGAAG GAGGATAGTGTCTCAGAAAGCAGCTCTGATGCTGGTTTAGGCAGTGACCATGAAAGTGAAACTACAACCATCG ATGTCTCTCTGATCTCAAACGTGATCTTCAAGCATGTCCCGTCTGCTCGGCTGGTGGAGGATCTAGGCCACGAGCTCACGTATGTCCTGCCCTATGAGTCCGCTAAGGCAGGGGCGTTCGTGGAGCTCTTCCATGAGATTGATGACCGCTTGACTGACCTGGGCATTTCCAGCTATGGCATCTCTGACACCACCCTGGAAGAG ATTTTCCTGAAAGTGGCCGAGGACAGTGGAGTTGATGCTGACCTTTCAG ATGGTACCATTCCAACACGCAGAAACCGCAGGCATGCCTTTGGGGACCACCAGAGCTGCCTAAGGCCTTTCACTGAAGATGAATTTGACTTCAATGACTCAGAAGGTGATCCAG AATCGCGTGAGACAGACTGGCTGGGTGGCGCAGATGGTAAAGGCTCATACCAGGTCAAGGGTTGGAGCCTGAAGAGGCAACAGTTTGTGGCCTTGCTGTGGAAAAGGTTCCTGTATGCTCAGCGCTCCAGAAAAGGATTCTTTGCTCAG ATTGTGTTGCCTGCTGTGTTTGTCTGCATCGCCCTGGTCTTCAGCCTCATTGTCCCACCATTTGGAAAGTACCCCAGCCTGCAGCTAGAGCCGAGCATGTATGAGGAACAGTTCAGCTTTGtcag CAATGACGCCCCTGAAGACGCACACACCAACAAGCTCCTGGGTGCCCTGACTGACCGCTACGGACTTGAACTGCATTGCCCTGAAGGAGACCCTTCTTCTTCGGGGGCCTTGTGTGGAATGCCTGATGAGGACTGGGTTGTCCCGGAGGTTCCTGTCACCGTGAGCGACATGTTCTTAAATGGGAACTGGACCATGGAAAACCCATCGCCCTTGTGCGAGTGTAGCTGTGAGGGCCGCAAGAAGATGCTTCCGGAATGTCCCCCTGGAGCGGGAGGTCTCCCACCCCCACAG ATTAAAGTCAGCGACGCAGACACTCTGCAGAATCTGACTGGAAGAAACATCTCAGACTACCTCGTGAAAACCTACGCTCAGATCATTGGAAAAAGCCTGAAGAATAAACTTTGGGTGAATGAATTCAG GTATGGAGGATTCTCTTTGGGTGCCAGGAGTTCTCAGGCCCTGCCTCCTCCCGATGAGGTCCATGATGCGATCTCTCACCTCAAGAGACGCTTCAACCTGGGAAGG GGAACTGCATCTGATCGCTTCCTTGGTAGCCTCTCCGGCTTCATCAAAGGCTTGGACACAAAGAACAATGTCAAG ATTTGGTTTAACAACAAAGGCTGGCACAGTATTGGGTCGTTTTTGAATGTGATGAACAATGCCATTCTGAGGTCCAGCCTGAAGGGAGATGACCGTGGCAAATATGGCATCAATGCCTTCAACCATCCACTCAACCTCACTAAGGAGCAGCTCTCACAGGTGGCACT GATGACCACCTCAGTGGACGTGCTGGTGTCTATCTGTGTGATCTTCGCCATGTCCTTTGTCCCGGCCAGTTTTGTGGTCTTCCTCATTCAAGAGCGTGTCAGCAAGGCCAAACACATGCAGTTCATCAGTGGTGTGCAGCCATTCCTCTACTGGCTGGCCAACTATGTCTGGGATATG tGCAACTACATTGTCCCTGCAACCctcgtcatcatcatctttgTATGCTTCCAACAAGAGGCGTATGTCTCCTCCACCAACCTGCCTgtgctggccctgctgctgcttctcTATGG GTGGTCCATCACACCCTTGATGTATCCAGCCTCATTTTTCTTCAAGATCCCCAGCACAGCCTACGTGGTCCTCACTAGTGTTAACATCCTTATTGGGATCAATGGGAGCATCTCCACCTTTGTCCTGGAGCTATTTGGCAGCAAT GAGATTGGTGGCATCAATGACATCCTGAAGAATGTGTTCCTCATCTTCCCTCACTTTTGTCTTGGTCGTGGCCTCATCGACATGGTAAAGAACCAAGCTATGGCAGACGCACTGGAAAGATTTG GAGAGAACCGGTTCCGCTCGCCGCTGGCTTGGGACATGGTGGGCAAGAACCTGTTTGCCATGGCCGTGGAGGGGGTGGTCTTCTTCACCATCACCGTGCTCATCCAGTACCGCTTCTGCATCAAGGccag GCCCATCAAAACTCACCAGAAGCCCATtggggaggaggacgaggacgtggccagagagaggcagaggatcCTGACCGGAGCAGGCCAGCCCGACATCCTGGAGCTCAAGCAGCTCACCAAG GTTTACAAGAGCAAGCAGAAGCCAGCAGTTGACCGCCTCTGTGTGGGCATCCCTCCAGGAGAG TGCTTCGGCCTGCTGGGTGTGAATGGAGCTGGGAAGACGAGTACCTTCAAGATGCTGACCGGAGACTCAGTGGTCACCAGTGGGGAAGCCTATCTTGCTGGTAAAAG TGTGCTCACAGAGATGGATGAGGTGCATCAGAATATGGGCTACTGCCCTCAGTTTGATGCCATTAATGACCTGCTGACTGGCAGAGAACACCTGGAATTTTATGCCATTCTGCGAGGAGTACCTGAGAAGGaagtgtgtgag GTGGCAGATTGGGGGATCCGTAAACTGGGCCTGGTGAAGTACATGGATAAAGCGGCAGGAAGCTACAGTGGAGGGAACATGCGCAAACTCTCCACCGCCATGGCTCTGATCGGAGGTCCGCCCGTGGTGTTCCTG GACGAACCCACGACTGGTATGGACCCCAAGGCCCGGCGAGCTCTCTGGAACTGCATCCTCAGCATCATTAAAGAGGGACGCTCCGTGGTGCTCACCTCCCACAG tATGGAGGAGTGTGAAGCCCTTTGCACGCGCATGGCCATTATGGTCAATGGAAGATTCCGGTGCTTAGGAAGTGTGCAGCACTTAAAAAACAG gtTTGGAGATGGGTACACCATCATCCTGAGGGTGGCGGGTCCTAACCCTGACCTGGGCACGGTGATGGAGTTCATCGAGCACGAGCTGCCGGGCAGCACTCTGAAGGAGAAGCACAGGAACATGCTGCAGTACCAGCTGTCCTCCTCACTCACCTCCCTTGCACGCATCTTCAGCCTGCTCTCCAACCACAAGGCGGCGCTGCGCATCGAGGACTACTCCGTCTCGCAGACAACACTAGACCAA GTATTTGTGAACTTTGCCAAGGACCAAAGCGATGAGGACCACTCAAAAGACATTTCCAAGAAGGATGCAGTGGTTGACCTATCCCAGCTCAGCGCCTTCCTGGAGGACGAGAAAGCCAAGGAGAGCTTTGTGTGA